From a region of the Calliphora vicina chromosome 4, idCalVici1.1, whole genome shotgun sequence genome:
- the LOC135958128 gene encoding keratin, type I cytoskeletal 10-like — translation MKIFVLTLAVLATGASALNSQYLPPHQSSGGSFGGFGSGSVGHAAVVQPSYSVGHSGGFSSGGSFGGFGAGSISHGVAAQPSRQYLAPAASSSHGVSTGFSSGGSSFGGLSGGFPSGGSSFGGHSGGFSSGGSFGGFGAASTGHAIAAKPSRQYLAPAASTAHVVSAGFPSGGSSFGGHSGGFSSGGSSFGGLSSGLSSGGSSFGGSSFGGFAAPSNQYLAPAASTHHAVSTGFSGGHSAGTRYGTNGGYEYRHRHRA, via the exons ATG AAAATCTTCGTTTTGACTTTGGCCGTTTTGGCAACTGGTGCCTCAGCTTTGAACAGCCAATATTTGCCTCCTCATCAATCTTCGGGTGGTTCATTCGGCGGTTTCGGTTCTGGCAGTGTGGGTCATGCTGCTGTAGTCCAACCTTCTTATAGTGTTGGTCACTCTGGTGGTTTCTCTTCAGGCGGCTCTTTCGGTGGTTTCGGTGCTGGCAGCATTAGTCATGGTGTAGCTGCTCAACCCTCTCGTCAATATTTGGCTCCCGCTGCTTCCAGCTCTCATGGTGTATCTACCGGTTTCTCTTCTGGTGGCTCATCTTTCGGTGGACTCTCTGGTGGTTTCCCTTCAGGTGGCTCTTCTTTCGGTGGTCACTCTGGTGGCTTCTCTTCAGGAGGCTCTTTCGGTGGTTTCGGTGCTGCTAGCACTGGTCATGCTATTGCCGCTAAACCTTCTCGTCAATACTTGGCTCCTGCTGCCTCTACCGCTCATGTTGTCTCTGCCGGTTTCCCTTCAGGTGGCTCATCTTTCGGTGGTCACTCTGGTGGTTTCTCTTCAGGCGGCTCCTCTTTCGGTGGTCTCTCTAGTGGTTTGTCATCCGGTGGCTCTTCATTCGGTGGCTCTTCTTTCGGTGGCTTCGCTGCTCCCTCCAACCAATATTTGGCTCCTGCTGCCTCCACCCATCATGCTGTCTCAACTGGCTTCTCTGGCGGTCATTCCGCTGGTACCAGATACGGTACCAATGGTGGTTATGAATACCGTCATCGTCACCGTGCTTAA
- the LOC135958422 gene encoding paternally-expressed gene 3 protein-like: MLVKLHQRPSYQDYKFTNHSGKKLFITLVALVVCATADVSHVTNSYLPPHSVSSQSRTVTFTPSSGYSAGSNGAFTSSGFSSSSSSQGSSGFSGKLQVAPASAQSYSSGSSGGHSSSYTAQGPSVGQSFTNTFNSGSGYTTGAKQVVQKTYSAPLVQQQTVQKTYSAPVVQKTYTTTTQQQSYTAPGKSYTSYDSYKAPAVQKASYTGPATVQQTYTSPVVQQSYTAPGKSYNSYQSYTAPAVQKTIVSAPLVQQQTFSAQAGQQTFSAPGKSYNSYQSYTAPAVQKTTYSAPAVQQTFTSKTVKQQSYTAPSVERGYLTPTVQQAYTAPVVQKASYTAPGKSYNSYQSVSAPAIQKTTYTSPAVQQAYTAPGKSYNSYQSVSAPVIQQTTYTGPSVQKQSYTAPVVQQAYTAPGKSYTSYQSVSSPAVQQTYTAPAAQKVTYTAPVAQQSYTAPGKSYTSYQSVSAPAAQKVTYTAPAVQQSYTAPGKSYTSYQSVSAPAVQQSYTAQKTSAYTAPAAQQSYTSTNVQKTSAYTAPVSQQSYTAPGKSYNSYQSYTAPAVQKTFSAPAVVQQSYTAPVSTGSYKTQAVETFSGPSHSSVIASSGIDTKYGSNGGYVY, translated from the coding sequence aaACTCTTCATAACTCTAGTCGCTCTGGTTGTCTGTGCCACCGCTGACGTTTCTCACGTCACCAACTCTTACTTGCCACCACATTCAGTTTCATCTCAATCACGTACCGTAACCTTTACACCATCATCCGGATATTCTGCAGGTAGCAATGGAGCATTCACTTCCTCAGGTTTCTCATCGTCATCATCGTCTCAAGGATCCTCAGGCTTCAGTGGTAAACTACAAGTAGCTCCCGCATCAGCCCAATCCTATAGCTCTGGTTCCAGTGGAGGCCATAGTTCTTCTTATACCGCCCAAGGACCCAGTGTAGGACAATCGTTCACTAACACTTTCAACAGCGGCAGTGGCTACACAACTGGTGCCAAGCAGGTAGTACAAAAGACATATTCAGCTCCTTTGGTGCAACAACAAACTGTACAGAAAACCTACTCAGCTCCTGTTGTCCAAAAAACCTATACTACAACCACTCAACAACAATCTTATACAGCTCCTGGTAAATCTTACACTAGCTATGATTCTTATAAGGCACCAGCTGTACAAAAGGCTAGCTATACTGGCCCAGCTACCGTGCAACAGACCTATACCTCACCCGTTGTTCAACAATCCTATACAGCTCCTGGTAAATCCTACAACAGCTATCAATCTTATACTGCCCCAGCGGTTCAAAAGACCATTGTCTCTGCTCCACTAGTTCAACAGCAAACATTTTCTGCTCAAGCTGGCCAACAAACTTTCTCAGCACCTGGAAAATCCTACAACAGCTATCAATCTTATACTGCCCCAGCTGTTCAAAAGACCACCTACTCTGCCCCTGCTGTTCAACAAACTTTCACTTCCAAAACTGTAAAACAACAATCGTACACAGCTCCATCTGTGGAAAGAGGTTATTTGACTCCAACTGTACAACAGGCCTATACAGCTCCAGTTGTTCAAAAGGCTTCTTACACTGCTCCTGGTAAATCTTACAATAGCTATCAATCAGTCTCTGCTCCCGCTATACAAAAGACTACTTACACTTCGCCAGCTGTTCAACAAGCCTACACTGCTCCTGGTAAATCATACAACAGTTATCAATCTGTATCTGCTCCTGTTATTCAACAAACCACATATACCGGCCCATCTGTGCAAAAACAATCATACACTGCTCCTGTGGTTCAACAGGCTTACACAGCTCCTGGTAAATCTTATACCAGCTATCAGTCAGTATCCTCTCCAGCTGTCCAGCAAACTTATACAGCTCCTGCTGCTCAAAAGGTAACCTACACCGCCCCTGTTGCCCAGCAATCTTATACTGCTCCTGGTAAGTCATATACCAGTTATCAGTCAGTATCAGCCCCTGCTGCTCAAAAGGTTACTTACACTGCCCCAGCTGTGCAACAGTCATATACTGCTCCTGGTAAGTCGTATACCAGTTATCAGTCAGTTTCCGCACCTGCTGTCCAGCAATCCTACACTGCTCAAAAGACCTCCGCCTACACTGCTCCAGCTGCCCAACAATCGTACACTTCCACCAATGTTCAAAAGACTTCCGCGTACACTGCTCCAGTTTCCCAACAATCGTACACTGCTCCCGGTAAATCCTACAACAGCTATCAATCTTATACAGCTCCTGCTGTCCAGAAAACATTCTCAGCTCCTGCTGTTGTTCAACAATCGTACACTGCTCCCGTCTCTACTGGCTCCTATAAGACTCAAGCAGTTGAAACTTTCTCGGGTCCATCACACTCATCTGTTATTGCATCCTCTGGCATTGATACTAAATACGGTTCCAATGGTGGTTACGTCTATTAA